A single Leptospira biflexa serovar Patoc strain 'Patoc 1 (Paris)' DNA region contains:
- a CDS encoding lysoplasmalogenase, whose product MAKEIVLFVLFSVVHLLAIVTITKEDGFYLPSKIIPIIILIFGLMRFYPTLEKRGKLVAIGLVFSLFGDSFLAIPKEGYFVPGLGSFLIAQLIYSYAFTIDSKIKPILAIPFLLFGSSFFMVLAPKLGALMIPVGFYISAICLMGWRAAARNSITKPFYLGLAGALVFILSDSIIAYSMFLNREMDRTFASLGIMITYYLAQVLIYSATKSEELDVQSVKNT is encoded by the coding sequence ATGGCTAAAGAAATTGTTTTGTTTGTTCTCTTTTCTGTTGTTCATCTCCTTGCGATCGTTACGATCACAAAAGAGGATGGATTTTATCTCCCTTCCAAAATCATACCCATCATCATTTTGATTTTTGGTTTGATGCGATTTTACCCGACATTGGAAAAACGTGGGAAATTGGTAGCGATTGGGCTCGTATTTTCGCTTTTTGGCGACAGTTTTTTGGCCATACCCAAAGAAGGATACTTTGTGCCTGGGCTTGGATCGTTTCTCATTGCCCAATTGATTTATTCCTATGCCTTCACCATTGATTCCAAAATCAAACCAATCCTTGCGATTCCGTTTTTGTTATTTGGAAGTTCCTTCTTTATGGTGCTTGCACCAAAATTGGGCGCACTGATGATACCCGTTGGATTTTACATCTCTGCCATTTGCCTTATGGGATGGAGGGCTGCTGCCAGAAACTCCATTACAAAACCATTTTATTTGGGACTTGCGGGTGCACTCGTTTTTATTTTGTCTGATTCCATCATAGCCTATTCGATGTTTCTCAACCGAGAAATGGATCGTACGTTCGCGTCTCTTGGCATTATGATCACATATTATCTTGCCCAAGTTCTAATTTATTCTGCTACAAAGTCAGAAGAGTTAGATGTTCAATCTGTGAAAAATACTTGA